The Rhodoferax sediminis genome has a segment encoding these proteins:
- a CDS encoding DegQ family serine endoprotease has product MLHIDWKKMRVRAGSFAAAGALALAAGTAALVPTGPVAAQTRTLPDFTDLVEQVGPSVVNIRTLEKAPADADAGSNPDADMQEFFRRFFGVPLPGAPRQSPPRPNRSQPEEEQPRGVASGFILTTDGYIMTNAHVVDGADEVMVTLTDKREFKAKIIGADKRSDIAVVKIDATGLPAVKIGDVGKLKVGEWVMAIGSPFGLENTVTAGIVSAKQRDTGDYLPFIQTDVAINPGNSGGPLINMRGEVVGINSQIYSRSGGFMGISFAIPVDEAIRVSDQLRATGRVSRGRIGVQIDEVTKDVAESIGLGKPVGALVRGVESGSPADKAGVQPGDVITRFDGKAIDKATDLPRLVGNTKPGTRSLLTVFRRGASKDLAITIAEIEPDKTVKTTARNEKPKAASAAQSLGLSVSDLSAEQKKELKLKGGVKVDAVTDAAQRAGLREGDVIMAVANTPVSNVREFDAAVTKADKSKPVNVLFRRGDWAQYALIRQAR; this is encoded by the coding sequence ATGCTTCATATCGACTGGAAAAAAATGCGTGTCAGGGCGGGCTCGTTCGCGGCTGCCGGGGCGCTCGCGCTGGCGGCCGGCACGGCTGCCCTGGTGCCGACCGGGCCCGTGGCGGCGCAAACGCGCACGCTGCCCGACTTCACCGATCTGGTGGAGCAGGTGGGGCCGTCGGTAGTGAACATCCGCACGCTGGAGAAAGCGCCGGCCGACGCCGACGCGGGCAGCAATCCAGACGCCGACATGCAGGAATTCTTCCGGCGCTTTTTTGGCGTGCCGCTGCCCGGCGCGCCGCGCCAGTCACCGCCGCGCCCGAACCGCTCGCAACCGGAAGAAGAGCAGCCGCGCGGCGTTGCCTCCGGCTTCATCCTCACCACGGACGGCTACATCATGACCAATGCGCACGTGGTCGATGGCGCCGACGAAGTCATGGTGACGCTGACCGACAAGCGCGAGTTCAAGGCCAAGATTATTGGCGCCGACAAGCGCAGCGATATCGCCGTGGTGAAGATTGACGCCACCGGCCTGCCGGCCGTGAAAATCGGCGACGTGGGCAAGCTCAAGGTCGGCGAGTGGGTGATGGCGATCGGCTCGCCGTTCGGCCTGGAAAACACCGTGACTGCCGGCATCGTGAGCGCCAAGCAGCGCGACACCGGCGACTACCTGCCGTTCATCCAGACCGACGTGGCCATCAACCCGGGCAACTCGGGCGGCCCCCTGATCAATATGCGCGGCGAAGTGGTGGGCATCAACAGCCAGATCTACTCGCGCTCGGGCGGCTTCATGGGGATTTCGTTTGCGATCCCCGTGGACGAGGCCATTCGCGTGAGCGACCAGCTGCGTGCCACCGGGCGCGTGTCGCGCGGGCGCATCGGCGTGCAGATCGACGAGGTCACCAAGGACGTGGCCGAGTCGATCGGGCTGGGCAAGCCGGTGGGGGCGCTGGTGCGCGGCGTCGAGAGCGGCTCGCCGGCCGACAAGGCGGGCGTGCAGCCGGGCGACGTCATCACGCGCTTCGACGGCAAGGCGATCGACAAGGCGACCGACCTGCCGCGCCTGGTGGGCAACACCAAGCCCGGCACGCGCAGCCTACTCACGGTGTTCCGCCGCGGCGCCTCCAAGGATCTGGCTATCACCATCGCGGAGATCGAACCCGACAAGACCGTCAAGACCACCGCCCGCAATGAAAAACCGAAGGCCGCCAGCGCCGCGCAGTCGCTGGGCCTGTCGGTCAGTGACCTGTCGGCGGAGCAGAAAAAAGAGCTCAAGCTCAAGGGCGGCGTGAAGGTCGACGCAGTGACCGACGCAGCACAGCGCGCGGGCCTGCGTGAAGGCGATGTGATTATGGCCGTTGCCAACACGCCGGTCAGCAACGTCAGGGAATTCGACGCGGCCGTCACCAAGGCCGACAAGAGCAAGCCGGTGAATGTGCTGTTCCGCCGTGGGGACTGGGCGCAATACGCCCTGATCCGGCAGGCGCGTTGA